Below is a window of Apodemus sylvaticus chromosome 5, mApoSyl1.1, whole genome shotgun sequence DNA.
gccctgcttgttttttcttcttttgagttttttgATTTTCACTTttatcacttaaaaataaatgtggaaagccgggtggtggtggcacacacctgtaatcccagcactctgggaggcagaggcaggcggatttctgagttcgaggtcagcctggtctacaaagcgagttccagaacagccatggctatacagagaaaccctgtcttgacggcccccccccccaaaaaaaaccccacaaaaaaacaaacaaaaaaaaacactcccaaaaaatgaaacaaaacaaaaaaccccaaaagttGGGGGGTGCTAGAAATGTAGCTCTGTAGAGTGATTTTGCAGTGTGCATGAGACACTGGTGTTGATCCCCAGCAAGGAATAAAACTGACCATAAAATGAGGTCAGAAGGTTCAGATCATTCTTTAGTACATAGCTAGATCCATGTCACTCTGGGCTATATATGAACCTTGTCTCGAAAGTAAATAAAGTAATTTAAGGTGTGTGATTCCATGATTAAACCTATTCatctagccaggcatggtgggacatgcttgtaatcccagcactgaggaggcagaggcaggtggatctctgtgagtttgaggccagcctgttttacaaactgagttccaggacagccaggctgttacacagagaaacctggtctcaataaaacaaaataccaaaaaacaaaacaaaaacaaacaaataaaaaaaggggggggggaagaaaaaggaaactcaacccccaaaacaaaacaaaaacacccttgGTTAATCTTCAGTGGGCAGTTAGTCAAGGAggtggaaggggagaggaaagaactGGCAGAAACATATTACCATTAATAGTAGGATCTGTAGAGAAGACTCAGTGTGTTTAAGAGGATTGAATATTCCAGCAGAGGGGCTGGGGTTGGTTCTCAGCAGGCATACTGTGTGGTTCATATCCACCCATAACTACTCTGGCTTGAAGCTGTCTAACACTTTTCTAGCCTTCATGGGTACTACACAAACCCacaccacaaacatacacacctatttttgaaaaaaaaatcttaatatatttggttttttgagacaggttttctctgtgtagccctggctgtcctggaactcactctgtagatcaggctgaccttgaactcagaaatctgcctgcctctgcctccgaagtgctgggattacaggcgtgtgccaccacacccggccctAAAAATATTAATAGTTCAAGTGGGACTGGACttaggaaaaaattgaagatggtaatgatatttttgttttgtgttttttgtttcccATCTGCTCTACATAAAGCTAGTTTGACGCCTTAACCTCATCTTGATTCTGAGATAGGCATTTGTTTATAGTACcatcaaaattttttttaaagatttatttattattatatgtaagtacatggtagctgtcttcagacacaccagaagaggggtcagatctcattacagatggttgtgagccaccttgttgctgggatttgaactcaggacctccggaagagcagtcggtgctcttagctgctgagccatctctccagtcccgtaCCATCAAAATTTACCACCATTCATTtaaattcatttccttcaccctTGTCTGTGTGTCTTTAGGGGACAACTTTCAGTCTTTTatctttctgaggcagggttgGTCATTGTTTTTATTGGATTGCTTTGTATACCAGGCTAATTGTTTCATGAACTTCCAGAAAATTCTCCCATCTCTATTTCCCTTCTTACTCTAGGAGTGGCAgatacacaccaccacacctgccgTCTTCTGAGGGTTCACGGGACCAGTTCTGCgtccctttaatatagttccttatgttgtggtgagcccccaaccatagaattattttattgctatttcataactgtaatttttctactgttatgaatcatagtgtaaatatctgtgtttttcaacGGTCTTAGGCGACTCCTGTGAAAGAATAGAGAGAAGTCTCTGAATACAGCTGCTTAGTGTAGGTACTAGACAGGAGAAAGTGCCTCAACTCAGGATTTCTTGTGCCTGACCAGCAAGGAACTAATCCTACTGTTCTGATTCATGTTGGGGTTGTTTCATGATAGCTTAGCAGAATTCTTCTTATCCTGGACCTGGCGCGGGAGGGAAGGCTTAATTAATTTCTTCTACGGGCACGCATCTGTGAAACAGCAACCAAAAGTGAGAAAGATTTAGTTACCAGTCTGATTTCTCTTACAAATCAAATGTAAGGTTTGGGGGAAATGGTACAATGTAGACGCGgtctagagaaagagagagatgcagattAACAAAATACGAGCATTCCTAATCTCGATTCCTGAAGTAACTCCACAGTCAGATGCCGGTATGCTTCGTCACCCCCAAGGCACATTCAAAGTTTCCTTGGGCAGTCTGGAAGTACAGTTCAGTAGTGGAGATGATCATGCAGGAGCTCTGGACTCCAGCTCTTGGGAAATGATTGCAGGATCACTTTATGACACACTAAAACTGGCTGCGATCAGGGGCGGGGAATGTGGAAAGGGGCTTCCTAATTGTCTGTGCATGTTTTCAGACAACTGTGGCAAGTGTTCGGCTAAAGAGGCTCCGGGACGGGGTAACAGCACTAAGTTTAGCTCCAGAGAACTGATAGCTCATAACCGGATGAACGACCTAGGAAATCCCGCCCTCACCCggtccccgccccgcccccgcgtTCCTTCGGGGCGACTTTGTCAGTCAGTACCCTAAACTGTCCCACATGAGGTCACTTTGCCCGGTCACGTGCTCGGCCCCGACGGAGCGCCACATCGCCAGCCgcacccctccaccccaccgCCCACGTGACCCGGCCTAGTTTCTCCAGGCTGGACCCAGCGCTCCGGGGAAGCCCCGCCCCGTGCCAGGCGCTCCGCCCGCGAAGCTCGGCTCCTCGCCCTGCGGGACTGGCGCGTGGCACCGCACTCCACGTGTTTCCCTCTGCCCAATGAGAGCGGGCGCCCGGGCGTGAAGGGGCGGGAGGAAGAAGACGACTTGGTAGCGTCGCGCGAAGGGGGCGGGGCCTGCAACGTCGGCCCGAACGAGGGGACGCAACGGAGGCAGGTTGGAGCCGCTGCCGTCGCCATGACCCGTGAGTGCTGGgacctttccttctctcccttttctttccgcTCTCGTTACCCGCGCGGCCGGGCGCCGGCGTGTGCGGCCCCTCAGCTTCCCCGGCGGAAGGTTCTTTGGGGAGAGCTCTCCGGCTGCCTCCCGCTCAGCCGGAAGCGCAGCCCTCTTGCACGCCGCCACTTGGGGAGACCCCTGTGTTGGGCGCGGGCCGCCGCCGGCTTTCCGCGCCGGGGAAGCCGGGTGCCCCGGGCGGTGGGCCCCAGCGCGTGCCCATGAGGCCCCGGGGCTTCCTACACGCCGCAGCAGCTGCCTGGGCCCCCGCGCCGCCCCAAACTTGACGCGCGCCGCCAGCAGTCTCGACCGCACCGTCCTCCCGCACCCCCAAGTTAACCTGCTCCGGGGCGGCTGCCACACCCCGGCAGCCGAAGCCCCGCGATGGGGTCGGCGCCGCGGCGGGGGACAGTCGGGTCCCAGTTGCGGGAGGAGGGGCGCTGGTGTGTACGTGGAGCGGCCCCGGCGTCTCACTTTTTACCTTCTCTTATTAGGCGGTAACCAGCGAGAGCTCGCCCGCCAGAAGAACATGAAGAAGCAGAGCGACTCGGTTAAGGGAAAGCGCCGAGACGATGGGCTTTCTGCTGCCGCCCGCAAGCAGAGGTAGCcccagggaggggaaaggaagggtcGGGCCGGGACTGGACGGGGAGACCTGGGTGAGAGCGAGGGGTGTACCAGGAAAGAGAACTATTGCAGGGTTCGAGTCGAGGTTAGATGTGAGGGGCAGAGTGCATTGCTTCCGCTGGGGTTTTATTTCCTCCCCACTCTAAATTGTTAGGTCACAGCCATACAGGAAGGGACTGGGGCGGGTCCCTGTCCGCAGGCTGATTTCTGCGGGCCCTGCTTCTGACCTTAAGGGTCAGGAGCGTCACATTACAGGTGTAGTTGTTTTGATGGCCCAGTACTTTTGACCCTCCTTGCTGCTTGtatctcctcccttctcccaacTTTCTCACTAGTGTTGTTGGGGTGTGGTACTTAGTACAGAATAGAGAGCCTTGGACCTGAGTGGCCCGACTTCTGACCCCTTGGGCAACAGCCATATGGAGACTGATTGCCTTTTGACCCTTAGCTCTATTCCTCTTGTTCTCCTAGGGTGGGAATATAGCAGCCATATGCTGAACTTTGTCCCATCCACTTCCATCTTATCCTCTGTACCCTTCATCCCCCTGCATCTTGTCCTTTTTGCCCTCTGGTACCTCCCAGTGCCCCATCATCTCTACCCCCAGGGACTCGGAGATCATGCAGCAGAAGCAGAAAAAGGCAAACGAGAAGAAGGAGGAACCCAAGTAGCTTTGTGGCTTCGCGTCCAACCCTCTTGCCCTACGCCTGTGTGCCTGGAGCCAGTCCCACCATGCTCGAGTTTCTTCCTGTAGTGCTCACAGGTCCCAGCACCGATGGCATTCCCCTTGCCCTGAGTCTGCAGCGGGTTCCTTTTGTGCTTCCTTCCCCTCAGGTAGCCTCTCTCCCTCTGGGCCATTCCTGGGGGTGAGGGGGTTACCCCTTCCCAGTGTTTTTTATTCCTGTGGGGCACACCCCAAAGTATTAAAAGTAGCTTTGTAATTCCTTGAGCGCCTGGTTTGACTGGGGATTGGGGGAATGGGGATGGAGGAGTGACTGCCCTTTCCTACTAAAGGGGAGTTCTGTTAGGCACCTAAGAGATTATGATTTGTAGACTTCATAAGGCAAACGTCACAGAAGAAACCTTTATTTTAACTATTGCAACCAGAAAAGCACTCCAGTTATATGGCAGGGGAGTCCTCTTAAGAACTATACAGACTTCTGTGATTTCTGTCCCCCACAGTGACCTTGAGCACTATCCCCAGGATGGTCATGAGGGTCATAAGAGGGGAAGGATCTAAGACCCAAGTTTGTCTCTTCCTCATTCTTTGTTTGCTTGAAAGTTGGCTGGAAAAAAATCCTGCTGCTCACCGACTTCCGGTGGTCCGCTGCTCTCTATgttcattcttttctgttttgggtGGTTTTTGTCTTCCATTCCCTCTGACTTCAAGATCAGGATTAAAACCCGTGGTAGGCTCTGCTCCTTTCTTCCTGGTTTGCTCTGTGGTCTGGGCTTCAACCTCTGCTCTGGGCTGAGCCACTTGTTTCCTTTTGATTGCTAAGAGCAGACCCACGTCTTGAGTCTCTGTAGGTGTTTCCCTGACCCTTTCTCCAGCTCAGGAACCAGGAAGGGGCTTGTGCCACGCTGCTAGGATCAGGTAAGGCCCCTGGGTTCACTTCCTGGGAGTACGAGTCTTGAGCTTTAATGAAGCCACTAGTTCATCTACTTCTTCCAATTTAGATACTTAATGAGCTTGAACAGTGATAACTGTTCATTTGTCCTTGAGGTATTGGCTGGACGGCTCTTGGAGCTAAGATTACGAGTGTAAAAGTGTCTCCCAGTGGTTAATGTAGATCAGGAGCCAGTTTTTCTGTGGCAGTACTGAAGCCATGGCAGTGTTGCCTAAAAATTCTAGGGTGCTGGTGATTCTGAGTGGGGAGCCACCAGTGGTGCCAGGAGCAGCCCCAGATAGAGGAGTACACAGGCCCAGCACGAGGCAACTTTGACCCAGAAGGTAGTCCAGCTACTCTTAGTGAAGGTCTTCTCCAGTTCTGCTTCCTCATAGCTGTGAAACCAAAGGTGATTAGAGATGATGCAGGGCCTTGGTGTTTGAACTCCCCTGCTTTCTCATAACCAGGACAGATCCTTGTGTGTCTCTCCCAAGAACTTTTGGAATGGCCTTAAAGTGTTTGCTTAAAATAGCTAGGTTTTCTAGAGAGTCTCTTAGGTTTGCTTTCATCCTACCTGAACCAGTTGGTAAGGGTAACCATGACATAGAGCGAAGGGAGGAAGAAGGCGAAGTGGAAGCCAGAGTAGCTGTAGGAAAGATGCTGGCTTTGCCCCGGAGCAGCCTGGCCTGGCCCTGCTTCTTCACCCTAGAGAGAGCCGCGCGGGTGGGAAGCAGTGCTGCTGGCACTCCCCTCCCCTAGCTCGTGGGAAGGCTCTGGAGGGCTCTGGCCCTTTACAGGGTTCAGCTGGCTAGATTGTTCACGTGACTCACCATCCTCTGGTTCCACTGTGTGCGGGCAGCAGAAACAGACTGAGGGCTTCTGTAAAACAAGGCAAGGTGTTGTGAAATGACTTCAAGACAGTGTGAGGGTACTAATTTAGAAAATCTCCTCTTTGAAAAGATTGGCCTTGTGTAAGAAGTGGAGGCACACCTGGGTTCAAATTCTTGCTCCAGCATATAACTGGCTATGCAAACTTTGGTAAGATGTTTAATCTTTTGTGCCTCAATTCCTCCATTTGTGAAATGGAGCAAATACCTACCTCACAGGGTTGTTGTGAGGATTAAATTAAATGAGACTATGTATGTAAAGTATCTAGCACAGTGCCTAGCACATTGTGGGTACTCAATAAAAGGAAACAGCAGCTAGAATCTGAGCATTCTGGGTAGAAGTTGGTaggatgtgtgtctctgtgttctgGGGAGGGGTGTTGGGGGTTTTGAGCTCTTGATGCCCACCTGGAACTCAATACTTGGAAACCTTGATGATCCACAAGAGTCCAAAAAACTCTGCTAGGTAGGAAGCCTCGTTGCTGtgaaagaaattttttttaactttgcgcCAAATATGAAAGATTGGTAGCATTTACCATCAACTAGTCCAGTTTGGCCTCCTCTCAGAGGGTATTGTGCTCCCAGAGGCCCCTAAAGTCTGTGCATTTCAAACTCACATTCTCTCCTGCCTCCGTCATCTCATACAGATCATCTGACAAAGTGCTATTCTTAGAAATTGTCCCTGTTCTTGGGGAGCTTTTCTGGTTCTAGACTTGCTCTACACTTTAAATAAACCACAGCCCTGGACATTCTTCAGTGAGTCCTGGGCATCCACTCACACTTCCCGTTGGCATCTTTACATACCAAGCAAAGAGCACACAAGCTTACATGATGCCAGCACTAAGCACTGCTACTGAGGTATCCAGTATTTGTAGTTCCATTTTATTCGGGCTAGGCAGGCACAAGGTGTGATTCTGTCCTTGAGAGGTTATTGCCGAGGGGCAAGAGAACGAACAGGGTTATGAAGAAAGCTGGGCATTTAGATGGAACAGAAAAGGTCTTCAGCACTATACTGGCAGTCTGGGTCCTCACTTGTCTCTGGGGGACGGCTGGACAGTGCAGAGAAGGTCAGATACATGATGTAGCAGCTGATAATAGCGGCTTGTAGAAGGCCAGAATTTGGTTGCTCTAGGGAGAACAGGGGTTAGTTGGCAGGAACGGAGTTAGTACTACTTCCACATGCACTTTTGTCCTCCCCCATCCTTTGGGGGAGAGTGACAAAAGCAATCAAGGTACTTACCTAGGAACACCTAGGAACCAGCTACAGTCTTGAGCTGCACCAGTCAGCCTAAAGAGTAGTTAAGGGATTAGAACTTTAACCCATGACTGATTAGCCCACTGGTCCACACAGTACATTCTTTAGCTTTTtgctggtttttaaattttttttaatttacttttttttcttttttttggtttttcgagacagggtttctctgtgtagccctggctgtcctggaactttactctgtagaccaggctggcctctaactcagaaatccgcctgcctctgcctcccaagtgctgggattaaaggagtgcaccaccactgcccggctttgttGTTCATTTTTTGACAGGATTTTACCATACacttcagactggccttgaacttttgcctcagcatcctgagtatTGAGATTATGGGTATTATCACCATTCTTGATTACCTGTTTGTGTTTTAAGAGGCTGACTTGAACTCCCTACCCTGCTTGTGTTTTTGTGGCCTTGAATTATTGgccctcctgtttctacctcctcagtgctgggatcacaagtaaATGTCATTAATATCTGATTTCCTAAGCATTTTGATATTGTTCCTTGGGAGGCCATGGGAGCAGTACCTGCTATGGCCTTTGCCCAGCCTTTCTGTATTGAGTAATGTCTGTCAACCTCCTTGGGAGGAGGGAGCCTTTAGGGTTATGTGTTtaccagtttgtgtgtgtgtgtgtgtgtgtatcacacatggttgtgagccaccatgtggttgttaggaattgaactcaggacctctgaaagagcatgcagtgctcttaacctctgagtcatctctccagcccatccttAACAATTCTTGTTCCAGGACTGGGCAAAGGCTGTGATAAGCACCAGCTGTAATAGGATGAATGTGAAGCCTCCACAGATGCCAATATAATGCCAGGCTGTAAGACAGGCACCATTGGGAACTTTTAGCTCTGGCTGGTCATGATATATCAGTATATATATCTCTCCAACCCGCGCACGCCTTTTGATTAAAAGGCTTCATAGCCTAGGCAGGTCTCAGACTCAATCCTGCTCcactctcctgaatgctgggattacaggtgtgtaatATAAGTCAAGCTTCCTGCTCTTAATAGCCTCCTCTTGCTGATGACGGTGTAAGATGAAGAGCACCAGGGAAGAGATGCTCATCAGGGTACAGAAGGCAACGGTACAGAGACCTGACAGGAACAACAGCGTGAGGCTCCAGAAGCTAGTTAGGGTAGAGAGAACATCAGATTGAGGAGAAAAGGCaaggggggatggggagaaaAAGTGGCAGGTGGAATCAGCCCCAAGTCCCATTGTAGTCCAAGTTCAAACTCATGCCACAGTCATCTAGTGGCCTTTGCCCAGCCCAGAAACTATCCTAGAGTTTCTTCACCCACTCCCaacccccacagggtttctctgtgtagccctggctgtcctggaactcactctgtagatcaggctggcctcgaactcagaaatctgcctgcctctgcctcccaagtgctgagattacaggtgtgcgccaccaccgccctgctgtcCTAGAGTTTCTTTTAGCCAGCTTGTGTCTACTTCCCTCTGTCCCATCCCTATCCAAAAAATTACACACAAACCAGTTCTGCAGCTGTGCCTGAGGGCTGGTAGGGGAGTGGAGGCAGGCTAGCAGCACAGCCTACAGCAGGTGGAAGGTGGCAGTTCCTGCACATACTCCATACACAGCCCCAGACCCACTGAGCACTGGACAGTCAGAGTTGCCAAACAGGTGGGCACATAGCATTGAGGGCATCGGTATCTGCAGGGAGTTTGGTTGTGAGAAAAGTCAGGGCAAGCCACAATATACGGGCAGGTCTCAACTTTTCACTGGAAGGTTGACTCCTTTGCTCCTTGTTCCTAATTCAAatcttaaatgtttattttccacATGTTGCAGCCCCAGTCCACTTACCCCATATGCTTTGCCCCAGACCCTTTCTACCGCTGTCCTTGACAACAGAAGGCAGCAGATTGCCGAGGCCCCCACGTGGAGAAGGATGTAGAGCAGGCGGCTACAGGTAGACTCTGTCAGAGTGGCAACCACTGGTCCAAGAAACAGGGCCGCAGCAGGACACCTGGGGATAGAGCAGATGTAGGGAGCAATGTAGTTTTTCAAAGGAGATTAGCCAAAGGTCAAGTTCCTAAACTATCCTACTGTCCGGTTATGAGCCACTTAGGATTACCTTCCACAAAGCATTAGTAAGATTTTCATTGCAAGAACTTTAAACTTTAGTGTATTCTTGAACCACTTTTTCCTAATAATGAGTGGGAATGTGGGATGAGATGTTTACCTATTATTCAGGCAAAGAACCAGGTTACTCTTCCCAACTCCTAGTTTTTTTAGCTATCTCTTGCTTAAGGGCATTTTCAAGTCTCTTCTCAAACATCTCACCTGATTGAAGGGGATTTTCTCCACGACATCACTGACTCCACCGTGCTGCTGTGCAAGGTCCTGGGTGGTGTGCCGGCCTGTGACGACTTTAACACCTTTCATTTTTGGCCCAGAGATTAGATGTAGATCCAGTATTGGAAAAACTGATGAGGAACAGCCGTTTCTCAGGATTTTCGCCCATTGGACTGTCACTTTGCTGGCCTAATCATTCGTTTTAAAGGCGGCAGTATGGACATGTTATAAAATGAATACAGATTACCGGGAAGTGGTGGATGCAAATACTCTTATGAAGATGCCTTCACCAGGCTTTGTATTCAGGATCATTCGGACTGTTTTCTGAGATTAAGAGCAGCTGGCCTATCTGGTCTGGGGATTAGGGTTTTTAATTGATTTAGGATTAGCCGCCTTGATTGGACAGAAttccgcgtgtgtgtgtgtgtgtgtgtgtgaagggattGCTCTTAGGGATATGGTGCGTTTGGGTGGTGTGGGTAGTGAACAGATAGTCGAAGGAGActtcagaaaacaagctggggaGAAAGTCAAAAGCGAACCTCTTTCCTAGTTGAAGCTTCTCAAGATAGGCACAAAGGTGTGGTCCAGCGCCTACCCCGCCCCTTATGTGGGCGGAAGCTGAGGGTTGCCGGAAGTTGTGAAGCGGCAGCCTATGCGGCGGCGCGGTGAGATCGAAATGGCGACCGAGGGAGACGTGGAGCTCGAGTTAGAGACAGAGACCAGCGGCCCGGAGCGTCCTCCCGAGAAGCCAAGGAAACATGACAGTGGTGCTGCTGACCTAGAGCGGGTTACCGACTATGCGGAGGAGAAGGAGATCCAGAGTTCGAATCTTGAGACGGTGAGGTTGACTGGGAGCTTGTATGAGAGGGGTTGAGAATGGGGCGGGAGGGAGGTGAGGCAGACTGGTTTGCTGCTCACTGGGGCTCCAGGACCGCTGATAGCTACAGTGGGATTTGGCAGTAGGGTGGCGCTAAGCAATAGCACTCGCCCAGTCTGCTGTTTGCTTAAGAATTTGATAGAGATAGGGCCTAAATGTATCTCAAGTGCATGAAATTAAGCGTAGTCCTTTGGTCCTGAGAACACTAGTAGTTGTGAATACCTGAAGAACCACGTGGTGTTTATTTTTGGTATTGCGTTTTAGATCGGAAAAAAATTTGGGTCGCACGGTGGTAGGTAACTAGATTCGTGTTTTCTACAGGCTATGTCCGTCATTGGAGACAGACGGTCCAGAGAGCAAAAGGCCAAACAGGAGCGGTAAGTTTAAAGCACACCGCCAGCACTACCAGTCGATCCTCGTTCTCCAGGGGAAAAAGTGTTAAGTCTTTAACCAATTCCTATAGATCTAGGGGTTACAACTTTGTTAGTGGAAAGAAAGGTTCCTGGATACGTTACTGTCAAACCCCCAGGGGAAAGAGTTGGCGCATTTATTTGCTCTTTTCAGTAAACCTTGTTCCACCCATTTTCAGTGTGTAGCTGGGAATGTTCCTTCTGGGAGTTTATAGCAGAGGGAAAGAATGAaagcaaatgtatatatatttacagggAGAAGGAACTGGCGAAGGTCACTATCAAGAAGGAAGACCTGGAGTTGATAGTGAGTAGTAATGCTTTAATGGATTCCCAAGAGAAGTTCTACCTAATTTGGGTTCCTGAAACAAGTGGAAAAGTTTGTTGATAAATTTATGCCTGAGAAGAGGCTTCGGTGACGTGGTTTCCCCTTTTGCAGA
It encodes the following:
- the Serf2 gene encoding small EDRK-rich factor 2 isoform X2; amino-acid sequence: MTRGNQRELARQKNMKKQSDSVKGKRRDDGLSAAARKQRDSEIMQQKQKKANEKKEEPK
- the Serf2 gene encoding small EDRK-rich factor 2 isoform X1, yielding MTRGNQRELARQKNMKKQSDSVKGKRRDDGLSAAARKQSAPSSLPPGTRRSCSRSRKRQTRRRRNPSSFVASRPTLLPYACVPGASPTMLEFLPVVLTGPSTDGIPLALSLQRVPFVLPSPQVASLPLGHSWG
- the Hypk gene encoding huntingtin-interacting protein K isoform X2, coding for MRRRGEIEMATEGDVELELETETSGPERPPEKPRKHDSGAADLERVTDYAEEKEIQSSNLETGEGTGEGHYQEGRPGVDSE
- the Hypk gene encoding huntingtin-interacting protein K isoform X1 — protein: MRRRGEIEMATEGDVELELETETSGPERPPEKPRKHDSGAADLERVTDYAEEKEIQSSNLETAMSVIGDRRSREQKAKQEREKELAKVTIKKEDLELIMTEMEISRAAAERSLREHMGNVVEALIALTN
- the Serinc4 gene encoding LOW QUALITY PROTEIN: serine incorporator 4 (The sequence of the model RefSeq protein was modified relative to this genomic sequence to represent the inferred CDS: inserted 4 bases in 3 codons; deleted 1 base in 1 codon; substituted 3 bases at 3 genomic stop codons); the protein is MKGVKVVTGRHTTQDLAQQHGGVSDVVEKIPFNQVSCCGPVSWTSGCHXLTESTCSRLLYILLHVGASAICCLLLSRTAVERVWGKAYGIPMPSMLCAHLFGNSDCPVLSGSGAVYGVCAGTATFHLLXAVLLACLHSPTSPQAQLQNCFWSLTLLFLSGLCTVAFCXPDEHLFPAWHYIGICGGFTFILLQLVLITAFAQSWNKNWLTGAAQDCSWFLGVPXVSTLIAFVTLPQRMGEDKSACGSSTNSVPANXPLFSLEQPNSGLLQAAIISCYIMYLTFSALSSRPPETITSQGQNHTLCLPSPNKMELQILDTSVAVLSAGIMXACVLFACNEASYLAEFFGLLWIIKVSKYEFQKPSVCFCCPHTVEPEDGESREQSSQLNPAAPGQSQHLSYSYSGFHFAFFLPSLYVMVTLTNWFSYEEAELEKTFTKSSWTTFWVKVASCWACVLLYLGLLLAPLVAPHSESPAP